The following DNA comes from Capillibacterium thermochitinicola.
GGCTCCCTTCCTCCACCAGGCGGTTGGTCCAGACTTCCAACTGGTTATAATCGCGGAACCCTTCCTTAAAATTTTTTAACAGGGCATTCCGCTGGTATAACGTCCGGTAAAAACGGAGAAAAACCTGGCGGTAGTCAGGGTAAGCCTGTGCCAGGTACAGATCGAGAAATTCCCGGCGTTTTTCCGGACCGCCTTTAATAATTTGCAGATCTTCCGGGGTAAAAATTACCGTCCGGACCCGTCCAAACAGTTCCCGTTTACTTTTTTGAACCACGCGGTTAACTTTGACTACCACACGGTCCAGTGCGTTACCAACCTCAAGGATGAGGTTTTCTTCATTACTTTGGAATTCTCCTTTTAGATAAAAACCTTTTTTATCCTCTTTAATCAGATCCTCATCCCGACTGGTCCGGAAGGAACGGCCCAAAGTTAAAAAAGCAACTGCTTCTAAAAAGTTAGTTTTCCCCTGACCATTCTTTCCACACAAAATATTAAGACCGGGCGACAATTCCACCTCGGCGCTGTCATAATTACGAAAGTTATTGATCTTAATCTTTTTTAGGTGCACTTTCCTCTTCCTTAATCCGAACCAAAAGTTGCGAACCGTCGGGCAGCGTGACCACATCTTGGTCGCGTAATTGACGGCCCCTTCTCCGTTCCGTCTCGCCGTTCACCTTTACCATTCCCGACTGGATTAACTGTTTTGCTTCCCCGCCGGTCATTACCGCGCCGGCGAATTTTAGGAATTGTTCAAGGCGGATCGATTCCCCTTGCACAACGATGGCTTCCATCCTTATGTTTCCTTCTCCTCCTTAATAGTTGAGGCGTAAGGGCATCAACACATAAGTGTAGGTCGTTAACTCTTTTACCTGTAAGACCGATGCTTTCATCCCGGCGGAAAGTTTA
Coding sequences within:
- the recF gene encoding DNA replication/repair protein RecF (All proteins in this family for which functions are known are DNA-binding proteins that assist the filamentation of RecA onto DNA for the initiation of recombination or recombinational repair.), translated to MHLKKIKINNFRNYDSAEVELSPGLNILCGKNGQGKTNFLEAVAFLTLGRSFRTSRDEDLIKEDKKGFYLKGEFQSNEENLILEVGNALDRVVVKVNRVVQKSKRELFGRVRTVIFTPEDLQIIKGGPEKRREFLDLYLAQAYPDYRQVFLRFYRTLYQRNALLKNFKEGFRDYNQLEVWTNRLVEEGSRVVLYRQQALVEINPWLNHYHQAMSNDRETLGCAYKFGRDVVQELDLDKIRERFRQMLQTRSEEEFRRGYTLAGPHRDDLQIMMNDRLELRVYGSQGQQRTAALALKLAMVDLIKKRQGAAPLLLLDDVFSEFDNERKRELLNLLTTGTQTILSTTELKTTSAFSGPLKLFTVESGVIKD
- a CDS encoding RNA-binding S4 domain-containing protein — protein: MEAIVVQGESIRLEQFLKFAGAVMTGGEAKQLIQSGMVKVNGETERRRGRQLRDQDVVTLPDGSQLLVRIKEEESAPKKD